The Cinclus cinclus chromosome 3, bCinCin1.1, whole genome shotgun sequence genome has a window encoding:
- the SH3BGRL2 gene encoding SH3 domain-binding glutamic acid-rich-like protein 2 isoform X3: MPNQRRLQSCSWKAEDQIKKRQQDVVRFLEANRIEFEEVDITMSEEKRQWMYKNIPEDRQPAQGNPLPPQIFSDDRYCGNQETNSKSVSD, translated from the exons ATGCCAAACCAGAGAAGACTTCAGTCTTGCAGCTGGAAGGCTGAAGATCAG ATaaagaagaggcagcaggatgtGGTGAGGTTTCTAGAAGCCAATCGCATAGAGTTTGAAGAAGTGGATATCACCATGTCAGAGGAGAAGAGACAATGGatgtataaaaatattcctgaggACAGGCAGCCTGCACAAGGCAATCCACTGCCACCACAGATATTCAGTGATGATCGGTACTGTGGG AATCAGGAGACCAATTCTAAATCAGTCTCAGACTGA